From Novipirellula artificiosorum, the proteins below share one genomic window:
- a CDS encoding flagellar biosynthesis protein FlhF — protein MHIRTFRAASLQDALETIRHQMGADASVLHTRQVRDGWMGWLGRTYVEVTAGLRDGDESAEPGPTFDEDADELTDCAALPIRSVYLKNEASLPGPLESYRDQLMEFGVAPRTADRWLQATESFTAGLGDSIGEPWMEHLQRSITRELRIGGPIRTQPGAKHIVALVGPTGVGKTTTIAKLAAGFRIQERRRVGLVTIDTFRIAAVQQLEAYAEIMDLPMEVVEKPSQMQPAIERLGDVDLVLVDTAGRSPSSDARIDQLVELLRTAQPDETHLVMAATSSASTIRSVLKGFAPAHPTAAILTKLDEASSTAGVLSAITASDDFAGIPLSYLTHGQQVPDDIQVAEAEPLLKRLLPGTLTREQMDAA, from the coding sequence ATGCATATTCGCACTTTCCGAGCAGCCAGTCTTCAAGACGCTTTAGAGACCATCCGCCATCAAATGGGCGCGGACGCTTCAGTGCTGCACACGCGGCAAGTCCGCGATGGATGGATGGGCTGGCTAGGCCGTACCTATGTCGAAGTGACCGCTGGACTTCGCGATGGGGACGAATCGGCAGAACCTGGCCCAACCTTTGATGAGGACGCCGACGAACTGACCGATTGCGCCGCGCTGCCAATCCGTAGCGTCTATTTGAAGAACGAAGCCTCTTTACCTGGACCGCTCGAGTCCTATCGCGATCAGCTGATGGAATTTGGTGTGGCACCACGAACGGCGGATCGATGGTTGCAGGCGACCGAAAGCTTCACGGCCGGTTTGGGGGATTCCATTGGCGAACCGTGGATGGAGCATTTACAACGTTCCATCACGCGTGAACTGCGGATCGGAGGTCCGATTCGCACTCAGCCAGGCGCAAAACATATTGTCGCACTGGTCGGTCCCACGGGCGTTGGCAAAACCACTACGATCGCAAAGTTAGCCGCTGGGTTCCGTATTCAAGAACGTCGACGCGTCGGTTTGGTGACGATTGACACCTTTCGGATTGCAGCGGTGCAACAATTAGAGGCTTACGCCGAGATCATGGACTTGCCGATGGAGGTCGTCGAAAAGCCCTCCCAAATGCAGCCTGCAATCGAGCGACTGGGAGACGTCGATTTGGTCCTGGTCGATACGGCAGGACGAAGTCCATCGAGTGACGCTCGAATCGACCAGCTTGTCGAATTGCTTCGGACGGCCCAGCCAGATGAGACGCATTTAGTCATGGCGGCCACCAGCAGCGCCTCGACCATTCGTTCGGTGTTGAAAGGTTTCGCCCCCGCGCATCCAACCGCGGCCATCTTAACCAAGTTAGATGAGGCGAGCAGCACCGCAGGGGTGTTGTCAGCGATCACCGCATCGGACGACTTTGCCGGGATCCCGCTGAGCTATTTGACCCATGGCCAACAAGTCCCCGATGATATTCAAGTGGCAGAGGCCGAGCCGTTGCTGAAGAGATTATTGCCCGGCACCTTGACTCGAGAACAAATGGACGCGGCATAA
- the dtd gene encoding D-aminoacyl-tRNA deacylase has translation MRIVIQRVSQARVEVQGRVVGKIDQGVMVLVGVGHGDGEPEAKWLAEKTSQLRIFPDEQGKMNRALTDTGGSVLAISQFTLLGDCRRGRRPGFTDAAEPKVANEVYQFYMACLRDRGIRVEQGIFAADMQVSLTNDGPVTLVIDRLPQQQEV, from the coding sequence ATGCGGATTGTCATTCAACGAGTCTCACAGGCTCGGGTCGAAGTGCAGGGCAGGGTGGTCGGGAAAATCGACCAGGGCGTGATGGTGCTCGTCGGCGTCGGTCATGGCGATGGTGAGCCCGAAGCAAAGTGGTTGGCCGAGAAGACATCGCAATTGCGGATCTTTCCCGATGAACAGGGCAAGATGAATCGGGCGCTGACCGATACCGGTGGTTCGGTGTTGGCGATTAGCCAATTCACGCTGCTGGGTGATTGCCGGCGAGGTCGTCGTCCTGGGTTTACCGACGCGGCGGAACCCAAGGTCGCCAATGAAGTCTATCAATTCTACATGGCCTGTTTGCGAGACAGGGGGATTCGTGTGGAGCAAGGAATCTTTGCCGCTGACATGCAAGTCAGTTTGACCAATGATGGCCCCGTCACACTGGTCATCGATCGCTTGCCGCAGCAGCAGGAGGTCTGA
- the flhA gene encoding flagellar biosynthesis protein FlhA: MQSLLLRYRDLVLPIGIIGCLVVILIPLPAILMDLFLAMNITVGVIILLTTVYVSTPQEFSVFPSLLLATTLARLVLNIATTRLILTGADSLGMNAAGGVIKSFGDFVAGDRIEVGIIIFVIIVLIQFIVITKGATRISEVAARFALDGMPGRQMAIDADLNAGMIDEKEAQKRREEVSSQADFYGAMDGASKFVRGDAIAGIVITIVNVIGGLYIGVVQAGMTLSEAGALFTKLTIGDGLVSQVPALLISLAAGLLVTRSTQKTNLPVEFLQQLFGNTKALAVAGCFLLLLIVTNLPTIPMFTLGASCIGLAVVMNRQQNKDSAAKDTRETAEKAAAAAPPQKRVEDFLTVDPMEMTIGLGLLSLADPSRGGDLMQRITGVRHSIASDIGIVLPKVRVRDEMSLDQHEYEIRIAGNTVARATARPDKLLAIDSGQTTGVIEGEPTHDPTFNEPAVWIDSMRREQAAIYGYTTVEPGAVLATHLQEIARRHADELLSRDATKHLIDELKEVSPTVVDELIPGAMKVSEVQQVLQMLLREDVPIRQLSIILETLGDFAPRTKDPIWLCEYVRHRLARTISTRYRDEHNRLHVLALDPAMEDRIAAGIEQNERGLFVRMSPQAVDLTCEKIQEGVKKLITAGYPPVVLVSPRIRPGLRQITSASMPRLRVLSYNEITQDTNIESYGVISDQ, from the coding sequence GTGCAGTCATTGCTACTTCGTTATCGCGATCTTGTCCTGCCAATCGGTATTATCGGTTGTTTGGTGGTGATCCTGATTCCATTGCCAGCAATCCTGATGGATCTGTTTTTGGCGATGAACATCACGGTCGGCGTGATCATTTTGTTGACGACGGTTTATGTCAGCACACCTCAAGAATTCAGCGTATTTCCCTCGCTGTTGTTGGCGACAACGTTAGCCCGATTGGTTTTGAATATCGCCACGACGCGATTGATTCTGACCGGTGCGGATTCGCTGGGGATGAATGCGGCGGGTGGGGTGATCAAAAGCTTCGGCGATTTCGTCGCGGGCGACCGGATCGAAGTCGGCATCATTATCTTTGTCATCATTGTCTTGATCCAGTTCATTGTGATCACCAAAGGTGCAACGCGAATCAGTGAAGTCGCTGCTCGATTCGCATTGGATGGAATGCCGGGGCGTCAAATGGCGATCGATGCCGACTTGAACGCGGGCATGATTGACGAAAAAGAGGCTCAGAAACGTCGTGAAGAAGTCAGCTCGCAGGCAGATTTTTACGGGGCGATGGATGGTGCCAGCAAATTTGTTCGTGGCGATGCCATTGCGGGCATTGTGATCACGATTGTCAACGTCATTGGTGGCCTGTACATCGGGGTGGTTCAAGCGGGAATGACCCTCAGCGAAGCGGGAGCGTTGTTCACGAAGCTCACCATCGGCGACGGCTTGGTCAGCCAAGTCCCCGCACTCTTGATCTCGCTTGCCGCTGGCTTGCTGGTAACGCGAAGCACTCAAAAAACAAATCTACCGGTCGAGTTCCTGCAGCAGCTTTTTGGCAACACAAAGGCCTTGGCGGTTGCCGGATGCTTCTTGCTGCTCTTGATCGTCACCAATTTGCCGACCATTCCAATGTTTACCCTGGGTGCAAGCTGCATTGGTTTGGCCGTTGTGATGAACCGGCAACAGAACAAGGACAGCGCCGCGAAGGACACTCGCGAAACGGCCGAGAAGGCCGCCGCAGCGGCGCCGCCGCAGAAGCGAGTGGAAGACTTTTTGACGGTGGACCCGATGGAAATGACGATCGGGTTGGGGCTGCTGAGTCTCGCAGATCCGTCGCGCGGTGGCGATTTGATGCAGCGTATCACTGGCGTTCGTCATTCGATCGCGTCGGACATTGGTATTGTGTTGCCGAAGGTTCGCGTTCGGGACGAAATGAGTTTGGATCAACACGAATACGAAATCCGCATCGCTGGAAATACCGTTGCCCGTGCCACCGCTCGCCCTGACAAGTTGTTGGCGATCGATAGCGGCCAAACGACGGGAGTGATTGAAGGAGAACCGACCCATGACCCGACGTTCAACGAACCGGCGGTCTGGATCGACTCGATGCGACGAGAACAAGCGGCGATTTATGGTTACACGACGGTCGAACCGGGGGCGGTGCTAGCCACCCATCTACAGGAGATCGCGCGGCGGCATGCTGACGAACTACTGTCACGCGATGCAACCAAACACCTGATTGATGAATTGAAAGAAGTATCGCCCACCGTCGTGGATGAATTGATTCCCGGTGCCATGAAGGTCAGCGAAGTGCAGCAGGTGCTGCAAATGTTGCTGCGTGAGGATGTGCCGATTCGGCAATTGAGCATCATTCTTGAGACGCTGGGGGATTTTGCTCCGCGCACGAAGGACCCCATTTGGCTTTGCGAATACGTCCGCCATCGCTTGGCACGAACGATCAGCACACGATATCGAGACGAACACAATCGATTGCATGTGCTTGCTCTTGATCCGGCGATGGAAGACCGAATCGCGGCCGGAATCGAACAAAACGAACGAGGTCTTTTTGTCAGAATGAGCCCGCAAGCGGTAGACCTCACTTGCGAGAAGATTCAAGAAGGCGTTAAGAAGTTAATCACAGCGGGGTATCCGCCCGTGGTTTTAGTCAGTCCAAGGATTCGTCCGGGGCTGCGTCAGATCACATCGGCTTCGATGCCCCGATTAAGAGTGTTGTCATACAACGAGATTACACAGGACACCAACATTGAGTCGTATGGAGTGATCAGTGACCAGTAA
- a CDS encoding CvpA family protein, whose amino-acid sequence MEIYDIVMLVVLVGAMLFGAVKGFAWQLASIASIVVSYLVAYHFREPFSESIQAEPPWNRFLAMLILFIGTSLVVWVAFRMVSGSIDRLKLKEFDRQVGALFGLAKGSLYCILITLFAVTLMGPSARERIVESKSGNYIAGVLTRSESVIPPEIQQVVQPYLDRFEEKFNATEAGGDQGVIERISSQIAQEQVGDFLPESFWSEPATGALQDQSQPRQAQQPWGGTYQR is encoded by the coding sequence GTGGAAATTTACGACATCGTGATGTTGGTGGTGCTCGTCGGCGCGATGCTGTTCGGTGCTGTCAAAGGGTTTGCTTGGCAATTGGCCTCGATTGCCTCCATCGTGGTTAGCTATCTGGTCGCGTATCACTTTCGCGAGCCGTTCAGCGAATCGATTCAGGCCGAGCCGCCGTGGAACCGTTTCTTGGCGATGCTGATTCTGTTTATCGGTACGTCGTTGGTGGTTTGGGTGGCGTTTCGGATGGTCAGCGGATCGATCGATCGATTGAAGCTGAAAGAGTTCGATCGTCAGGTCGGGGCTTTGTTTGGTCTGGCCAAAGGATCGCTGTATTGCATCTTGATTACGCTCTTTGCCGTAACGTTGATGGGTCCATCGGCGCGCGAGAGAATCGTCGAAAGCAAAAGTGGTAACTACATCGCCGGCGTGCTCACACGTAGCGAATCGGTGATCCCGCCAGAGATCCAGCAAGTCGTCCAGCCGTACTTGGATCGATTTGAAGAGAAATTCAACGCGACGGAAGCCGGCGGCGACCAAGGCGTGATCGAGCGAATCAGCAGTCAGATCGCCCAAGAACAAGTCGGCGATTTTTTACCCGAATCGTTCTGGAGCGAACCGGCAACGGGTGCTCTGCAAGATCAATCGCAACCTCGCCAAGCCCAGCAACCCTGGGGCGGTACGTACCAGCGGTAA
- a CDS encoding DUF1559 family PulG-like putative transporter, with translation MPYLFTCPHCQTKTLVEDRYSGLTGECVTCGEPIQLPDFAKQPASLAGKLNERKQLGSLVAAGVVLVLLLCMLYAVVRHGGQTVAQLQTNRARTASVRNLEKIAAALNAYAADHGTYPPPYTKNRSGQPSQSWRVLILPYLGEDDLYELLNLGVDWDNPMNTNVAYTNIPAMYAHPDNGSRQRFSESAYYLVTGPGTLFPPTGPLSPGNLVDDPAKTILVVEASPSMTMGLWTEPIDVDVTMIQGIGGTISDIGGLLDDGVAVATVDERGHFVADTMPLSTLRALFSPRGGEPLADDTLD, from the coding sequence ATGCCCTACCTCTTTACGTGTCCCCACTGCCAAACGAAGACGCTTGTGGAAGATCGCTACAGCGGTCTGACGGGGGAATGCGTCACTTGCGGTGAACCGATTCAGTTGCCCGATTTTGCCAAACAACCCGCCTCGCTTGCGGGGAAGCTGAATGAACGGAAGCAGCTTGGGTCGCTGGTCGCGGCGGGGGTTGTCTTAGTGTTGCTACTCTGCATGCTTTACGCGGTGGTTCGACATGGCGGTCAAACGGTGGCTCAATTACAAACCAATCGAGCTCGCACCGCGTCGGTCCGCAACCTCGAAAAGATTGCGGCTGCACTGAATGCTTATGCGGCCGATCATGGAACCTACCCACCGCCTTATACGAAGAACCGATCGGGTCAACCCTCTCAATCGTGGCGGGTGTTGATCTTGCCGTATCTCGGAGAGGACGACCTCTATGAATTGCTGAACCTCGGTGTCGACTGGGACAATCCCATGAACACGAATGTGGCCTACACAAACATTCCAGCGATGTATGCGCATCCCGACAACGGATCGCGTCAGAGGTTCTCCGAGAGTGCTTATTACCTCGTCACCGGACCGGGCACCCTTTTTCCACCCACCGGACCGCTCAGCCCGGGCAACCTTGTCGACGATCCCGCCAAGACCATCTTGGTGGTTGAAGCTTCGCCTTCCATGACCATGGGCCTTTGGACCGAACCGATCGATGTCGATGTGACCATGATCCAAGGAATTGGAGGGACCATCAGCGACATTGGCGGTTTGCTTGACGATGGGGTGGCCGTCGCAACGGTGGATGAACGAGGTCATTTCGTTGCCGACACGATGCCGCTGTCGACCCTACGTGCTCTCTTCTCGCCTCGCGGCGGAGAGCCTTTGGCGGATGACACGCTCGATTAG
- a CDS encoding metal-dependent hydrolase has translation MADFKSHITGSTMVGIAYGYWGVTSQGMPLESSLLAGGLCSVSGMLPDLDSDSGIPLRETSMFCAAIVPMLMIDRFRDLELSHEAMALAAMLIYIGIRFILVEFFKRYTVHRGMWHSIPAAASAGLLAYLVMPCPSEAIRVYKSMAVVTGFVVHLCMDEIWSIDFKRGRFRLKKSFGTALKFVGNKPLANLSVYAKLFLLIYLAWGDQGILQRIRQRARLDQPYIAEPRPDPLPWDKWLHRR, from the coding sequence GTGGCTGATTTCAAATCACACATCACCGGCAGCACGATGGTAGGCATCGCTTACGGCTATTGGGGCGTGACGAGCCAAGGGATGCCACTCGAGAGCAGTTTGTTGGCAGGGGGGCTTTGCAGCGTCAGCGGGATGCTGCCCGACTTGGATAGTGACTCGGGCATCCCTCTCCGCGAGACAAGCATGTTTTGCGCGGCAATCGTTCCGATGTTGATGATCGACCGATTTCGCGACTTGGAACTGTCCCACGAAGCCATGGCGCTTGCGGCCATGCTGATCTACATCGGCATCCGATTCATTCTTGTCGAGTTCTTCAAACGCTACACGGTCCATCGCGGCATGTGGCACAGTATTCCGGCTGCCGCGAGCGCTGGGTTGCTGGCGTATCTGGTGATGCCGTGCCCAAGCGAAGCGATCCGGGTCTACAAGAGCATGGCGGTCGTAACAGGCTTTGTCGTGCATTTGTGCATGGATGAGATTTGGAGCATTGATTTCAAACGGGGTCGCTTTCGATTGAAAAAGTCTTTCGGAACAGCGCTCAAGTTTGTTGGCAACAAGCCACTGGCCAACCTATCGGTCTATGCCAAGTTGTTTCTACTGATCTATCTGGCATGGGGGGACCAGGGGATCCTACAACGAATTCGGCAACGCGCCCGCTTGGACCAACCCTACATCGCCGAACCGCGTCCTGACCCATTGCCATGGGACAAGTGGTTACATCGGAGATAA
- a CDS encoding glycosyltransferase family 4 protein translates to MIIGGAQENTLLNCLDLMRDYGDDVLLITGPEVGPEGDLLSEGRAGDLRIAKLDHLLRAINPIHDIKARSELRQTIREFGPDVVHTHSAKGGILGRAVAWGEDVPVVVHSVHGAPFHPYQSAITRSIYRNCERWAAKRCHHLISVADAMTDLMVNAGVAPREKFTTIYSGMDVEPFLNAEQHRQRIRNRFGWNDNHVVIGKIARLFHLKGHDDLISAAVDVVRRVPEVRFLLVGDGILRETLTARMESLGLGEHFRFSGLVPPSEVPAMIGAMDALVHTSYREGLARALPQALIAGRPVVSYDIDGAREVVVSDETGYLVPAGNLGQLADALSKLASDSSLRQRMGRTGQSRYTERFRHQTMTQQIRDLYVKLSDLSGSGKIQL, encoded by the coding sequence ATGATCATTGGTGGCGCACAGGAAAACACACTGCTGAACTGCTTGGACCTGATGCGTGACTATGGTGATGACGTATTGCTCATCACAGGACCGGAGGTCGGACCCGAGGGTGACTTGCTGAGCGAGGGCAGGGCAGGGGACCTTCGAATTGCCAAACTCGATCACCTTCTTCGTGCGATCAACCCGATCCATGACATCAAAGCACGATCCGAGTTACGGCAAACGATCCGCGAATTTGGCCCCGATGTGGTTCACACCCACAGTGCCAAAGGCGGCATCTTAGGCCGAGCGGTTGCATGGGGCGAAGACGTTCCCGTGGTGGTCCACAGCGTGCACGGGGCGCCATTCCATCCCTATCAATCCGCGATCACGCGAAGCATTTATCGAAACTGCGAGCGCTGGGCCGCAAAACGCTGCCATCATCTGATCAGCGTTGCCGATGCCATGACCGATTTAATGGTCAACGCCGGAGTGGCGCCGCGAGAGAAATTCACGACGATCTACAGCGGCATGGATGTCGAACCGTTCTTGAACGCGGAACAGCACCGCCAGCGCATTCGGAATCGGTTCGGTTGGAATGACAACCATGTTGTGATCGGAAAGATTGCGAGGCTCTTTCACTTGAAGGGGCACGACGATTTGATCTCGGCTGCCGTCGACGTGGTGCGGCGGGTTCCCGAGGTTCGATTCCTGTTGGTGGGTGATGGAATTCTGCGTGAGACGTTGACAGCCCGAATGGAGTCACTTGGACTTGGAGAGCATTTTCGATTTTCGGGCCTCGTGCCACCCAGTGAGGTTCCGGCGATGATCGGGGCGATGGACGCATTGGTACACACCTCCTACCGCGAGGGCTTAGCTCGAGCATTACCACAAGCCTTGATCGCTGGTCGGCCGGTCGTCAGTTATGACATCGACGGGGCCCGCGAAGTGGTGGTCTCGGACGAGACGGGTTACCTGGTTCCAGCGGGGAACCTTGGCCAATTGGCGGACGCACTCTCGAAATTGGCCTCCGATTCGTCGCTGCGGCAACGGATGGGGAGGACCGGGCAGAGCCGTTATACCGAGCGGTTCCGGCATCAAACGATGACGCAGCAAATCCGCGATCTGTATGTCAAACTGTCCGACCTTTCAGGATCGGGCAAAATTCAACTATGA
- a CDS encoding acetyl-CoA carboxylase carboxyltransferase subunit alpha, producing MSAGPGLEFENEIAELESQIATFERQTERSDEIDKEIRSLRLQLIDTLRQVYGSLDAWQTVQVSRHKNRPYTRDYLNLAFDEFVELYGDKHFGDDRAMLSGFAKLDRFKVMVLGHQKGRTFKERAACHFGCAHPEGYRKAMTKMRLAEKYQLPLICFIDTPGAYPGIGAEERGQAQVIAESMFMMSRLKTPIICIVIGEGGSGGALGIGLGDRVAMLQHAYYSVISPEGCAGILWKSHEHAPKAAAALRFTSSDLSRFGVVDDVIEEPLGGAHRDHHQMASRLKSYLSRTLSDLETRSIEQLVNERYEKFRRIGVFLEDPSSSMTPSPVTNEA from the coding sequence ATGAGCGCAGGACCAGGACTCGAATTCGAGAACGAAATTGCCGAGCTTGAAAGCCAGATTGCGACGTTTGAGCGACAAACCGAGCGAAGTGACGAAATCGACAAAGAGATTCGGTCACTGCGGCTGCAATTGATCGATACGCTTCGTCAAGTTTACGGCTCACTCGATGCATGGCAGACCGTGCAAGTGTCGCGCCACAAAAATCGACCGTACACTCGCGACTACTTGAACCTAGCGTTCGACGAATTTGTCGAACTCTACGGCGACAAGCACTTTGGCGACGACCGGGCCATGCTGTCGGGTTTCGCCAAACTCGATCGCTTCAAAGTCATGGTGCTGGGTCATCAAAAAGGTCGAACGTTCAAAGAACGGGCCGCCTGCCACTTCGGCTGTGCTCACCCGGAGGGCTACCGCAAAGCCATGACCAAAATGCGGCTCGCAGAAAAGTACCAGTTGCCACTGATTTGCTTTATCGACACGCCCGGCGCCTATCCCGGGATCGGCGCCGAAGAACGTGGTCAGGCTCAAGTGATCGCCGAAAGCATGTTCATGATGAGCCGTCTGAAAACACCGATTATTTGCATTGTGATTGGTGAAGGCGGTTCTGGCGGTGCGCTTGGCATTGGGCTCGGCGATCGCGTCGCGATGCTTCAGCACGCTTACTACAGCGTGATTAGCCCAGAAGGCTGTGCGGGCATTTTGTGGAAAAGTCACGAGCATGCTCCCAAAGCGGCCGCCGCGCTACGGTTCACCAGCAGCGACTTGTCTCGGTTCGGCGTGGTCGATGATGTGATCGAAGAACCGCTCGGCGGCGCCCACCGTGATCACCACCAAATGGCCTCACGATTGAAGAGCTATCTGTCACGAACGCTGTCGGATTTAGAGACGCGATCGATCGAACAATTGGTCAACGAACGCTACGAAAAGTTCCGCCGCATCGGCGTCTTCCTGGAAGACCCTTCCAGCTCCATGACGCCATCGCCGGTCACGAACGAAGCTTGA
- a CDS encoding FliA/WhiG family RNA polymerase sigma factor, with protein MAATVTTDEEILQVWKDFKQITKDSPDYEDLRNRLVERYMPLVRYNGERIWQRLPDGVELDDLISAGIFGLMDAIDAFDMERGVKFETYCVPRIRGAMLDELRTMDWVPRLVRSKASKLAVAKKELETRHGRAPTNQELSEKMEISLAELEKMQTDANAVGVVSLNKKWYETDSYKDVREIDILEDKKGEDPTIRVQKNDLMRLVTKGLNRNERLIIILYYYEELTMKEIGATLDLSESRVSQMHTSIVNRLQQQLAPRRVEFGT; from the coding sequence ATGGCAGCCACAGTCACAACCGACGAAGAAATCCTGCAAGTCTGGAAAGATTTTAAGCAGATCACCAAGGACTCGCCGGACTACGAAGACTTACGCAATCGGTTGGTTGAGCGGTACATGCCGTTGGTTCGCTACAACGGCGAACGGATCTGGCAGCGATTGCCGGATGGCGTCGAACTGGACGACCTGATCAGCGCCGGCATTTTCGGTCTGATGGACGCCATTGACGCCTTCGACATGGAACGTGGCGTTAAATTCGAAACCTATTGCGTGCCGCGAATCCGCGGTGCAATGTTGGACGAACTGCGTACGATGGACTGGGTTCCCCGACTCGTCCGCAGCAAGGCAAGTAAGTTAGCCGTCGCCAAAAAGGAACTCGAAACGAGGCACGGTCGAGCTCCGACGAACCAAGAGCTTTCCGAAAAGATGGAAATCTCACTCGCCGAACTCGAAAAGATGCAGACCGATGCAAACGCGGTCGGCGTCGTGTCGCTGAACAAGAAGTGGTACGAAACGGACAGCTACAAAGATGTCCGCGAGATCGACATTCTTGAAGACAAGAAGGGCGAGGATCCAACGATCCGAGTGCAAAAAAACGACTTGATGCGGTTGGTCACCAAGGGACTCAATCGAAACGAACGCTTGATCATCATTCTTTATTACTACGAAGAATTGACGATGAAAGAGATCGGCGCGACGTTGGATTTGTCGGAATCACGAGTCAGCCAAATGCACACGTCGATTGTCAACCGTTTGCAACAACAACTGGCACCCCGGCGCGTTGAGTTCGGGACCTAG
- a CDS encoding serine/threonine-protein kinase, whose amino-acid sequence MTKTRDFLGPYRLARLIRAGSTCDVWEAIDENDQQRYALKLLKPSARDNRSEIALLKHEYAVASDLHSPRIIKVYDYRVEAGTPFIAMELFSELNMKQALRRGPDSLAYILDKVVSQAAEGLYFMHTKNWLHLDIKPDNFLVSRDGETKLIDFTIAEKKKTGLSKLFHSSSKMAKGTRSYMSPEQIRSKLCDERSDVYSFGCVLFEACTGKPPFTGDTPNDLLNKHLTASIPSPIVYNDNVSKDFADLIRHMMAKKPDSRPSSMWEFLKKFRTIELFKKRPRIPEVSVFDSMPGIRGAEDMLRKGPSLEVQTDDVTKPAKTDDEQAQKKEDDKA is encoded by the coding sequence ATGACAAAAACTCGCGACTTTCTTGGCCCGTACCGGTTGGCCCGCCTGATTCGTGCCGGCAGCACATGTGATGTCTGGGAAGCGATCGACGAAAATGACCAACAGCGATACGCGCTGAAGTTGCTCAAACCGTCGGCTCGCGACAACCGCTCGGAAATCGCTTTGCTGAAACATGAATACGCGGTCGCTTCCGATCTGCACAGTCCACGAATCATCAAGGTCTATGATTATCGAGTGGAAGCGGGAACACCCTTTATCGCGATGGAATTGTTCAGCGAACTGAACATGAAACAAGCACTTCGCCGAGGCCCCGATTCCTTGGCGTACATTCTCGACAAGGTCGTCTCGCAGGCAGCCGAAGGTCTGTATTTCATGCACACCAAGAACTGGCTGCACCTGGATATCAAGCCCGACAACTTTTTGGTGAGCCGTGATGGGGAGACCAAACTGATCGACTTCACGATTGCCGAGAAAAAGAAGACAGGGCTCAGCAAACTGTTCCATAGCAGTTCCAAGATGGCGAAGGGGACACGCAGCTACATGTCGCCCGAACAGATTCGTTCGAAATTATGCGACGAGCGTTCGGACGTATACAGCTTTGGGTGCGTGTTGTTTGAAGCATGCACGGGCAAGCCACCTTTCACAGGAGACACGCCGAACGATTTGCTGAACAAGCACTTGACCGCATCGATCCCCAGCCCGATCGTCTACAACGATAACGTGAGCAAAGACTTCGCCGACTTGATTCGTCATATGATGGCGAAGAAACCCGATAGTCGCCCGTCGTCGATGTGGGAGTTCTTGAAAAAGTTTCGCACGATCGAGCTATTCAAGAAGCGGCCGCGCATTCCTGAGGTGAGTGTCTTCGACAGCATGCCAGGCATCCGTGGCGCCGAAGACATGCTTCGCAAAGGGCCGAGCTTGGAAGTCCAGACGGATGACGTTACCAAGCCAGCAAAAACCGATGACGAGCAAGCCCAGAAAAAGGAAGACGACAAAGCATGA